The following proteins are co-located in the Chroococcidiopsis sp. TS-821 genome:
- a CDS encoding DNA-binding protein, protein MASITIDLSDSQFQKLQNLARVYGIATEMLLKASLEDWLNLQKGDFVDAADYVLAKNAELYRRLA, encoded by the coding sequence GTGGCTTCTATCACAATTGATCTTTCGGACAGCCAATTCCAAAAGCTACAGAATCTAGCAAGGGTGTATGGCATTGCAACTGAAATGCTTTTGAAGGCAAGCCTTGAGGATTGGCTAAATCTACAGAAAGGTGATTTTGTTGATGCAGCCGATTATGTGCTCGCAAAAAACGCTGAACTATATCGGCGTTTGGCATGA
- a CDS encoding phage integrase N-terminal SAM-like domain-containing protein encodes MLFHNKHHPNEMSTAEVTQFLRHLAVNEQVTTTSQNQALNTNRFPSLSCLAIISKY; translated from the coding sequence ATTCTATTTCACAACAAACACCATCCCAACGAGATGAGTACAGCCGAGGTAACGCAATTCTTAAGGCATTTAGCAGTAAATGAACAAGTCACGACAACCTCTCAGAACCAAGCACTCAATACCAATCGTTTTCCTTCACTGAGTTGTCTTGCAATAATTAGTAAGTATTGA
- a CDS encoding ABC transporter permease, whose protein sequence is MKLIDYLLGSRFWALCVKEVNQILRNKQLLFLLLFPPTIQLLIFGFALNADVHNLKLGVVDYANTYESRELVAALTENQIFVAQNYSFSEEEIAQQVRLGQVTAGLVIPPEFNRDLAQNKTAEVQVIIDGVDANTAGIASGYATQIVNQYSRSLNENPTPPLVQPQSVFFYNPGLLSSWFLVPGVLGTVITLTSTLVSSTTLVREKDSGTLEQLLMTPADAWEILLAKIAPLFVLLMGDILLALSVARIVFRVPLQGSLLLFLTLGGLYLFVGIGFGLMLATLAKNQQQVVLTSFFINLPLIQLSGAIAPIESMPVFFQYLSLLNPLRHFVAISRGILLKGVGIDILFPHVLALFTFVVVLLTVSINRFRSQLS, encoded by the coding sequence ATGAAACTCATCGATTATCTTCTAGGAAGTCGTTTTTGGGCATTATGTGTTAAAGAAGTCAATCAGATATTAAGAAATAAACAACTACTTTTTTTACTCTTGTTTCCACCAACAATCCAACTTTTAATCTTTGGCTTCGCACTTAATGCCGATGTGCATAACCTGAAACTAGGAGTTGTAGACTATGCTAATACTTATGAAAGCCGCGAGTTAGTTGCTGCTTTAACAGAAAATCAAATCTTTGTTGCGCAAAATTATAGTTTTAGCGAAGAAGAAATTGCTCAGCAAGTACGCCTAGGACAAGTTACCGCTGGACTAGTGATTCCTCCAGAATTTAATCGCGATTTGGCACAAAATAAAACTGCGGAAGTACAAGTAATCATTGATGGCGTTGATGCAAATACTGCTGGAATTGCTAGCGGTTATGCTACTCAGATCGTCAATCAGTATAGTCGCAGTTTAAATGAAAACCCCACACCACCTTTAGTACAACCACAAAGCGTTTTCTTCTACAATCCTGGTTTATTAAGTAGTTGGTTTTTAGTACCTGGAGTATTAGGAACTGTCATTACACTCACGAGTACGCTTGTTTCCTCTACAACATTAGTACGTGAAAAAGATTCTGGAACGTTAGAACAATTGTTGATGACTCCCGCAGATGCTTGGGAAATTCTTTTAGCAAAAATTGCCCCACTATTTGTACTTTTGATGGGAGATATATTACTAGCATTAAGCGTAGCTCGGATAGTGTTTAGAGTACCACTACAAGGAAGTTTGTTGTTATTTTTGACGCTTGGGGGACTTTACTTATTTGTGGGAATTGGTTTTGGCTTGATGTTGGCGACTTTAGCAAAAAACCAGCAACAAGTCGTTTTGACTTCATTTTTTATCAATTTACCATTGATTCAACTTTCAGGTGCGATCGCACCGATTGAAAGTATGCCAGTTTTCTTCCAATACCTTTCACTACTCAATCCCCTACGCCACTTCGTCGCTATCTCTCGTGGAATTCTCCTCAAAGGCGTTGGTATCGATATTTTATTCCCGCACGTTTTAGCACTTTTCACTTTTGTTGTTGTTTTGTTGACAGTGAGTATTAATCGCTTTCGGAGTCAGTTGAGTTAA
- a CDS encoding carbohydrate kinase — MTNPRVLCLGEILFDCLADQIGRSLEQVESWTPYPGGAPANVACALVKLGTPSGFVGCVGEDEPGNALVQLLQDVGVDITGVQRHPTAPTRQVYVVRSETGDRTFAGFGEFKTEEFADRYLQADKLPVQLFESADFLVLGTLELAYPDSRAAVFRALDLAEQYDVKVVLDVNWRPVFWDSEATAREIIPKLYNRIDFLKLSQEEAEWLFDTTDPGAINYRLESIEGVLITDGEHGCAYCLGENEGKVPSFPVKVVDTTGAGDSFLAAFVHQLNQQGISSLQDPDVARSVVKYANAAGALTTTKPGAIASQPTAAEVESFLATND, encoded by the coding sequence ATGACGAATCCGCGCGTGTTGTGCCTAGGAGAAATTTTATTTGATTGCCTTGCCGATCAAATCGGGCGATCGCTTGAACAAGTCGAATCTTGGACGCCATACCCAGGAGGCGCGCCAGCGAACGTTGCATGTGCTTTAGTCAAGCTAGGAACACCCTCTGGATTTGTAGGATGTGTTGGTGAAGATGAACCAGGAAACGCCCTCGTACAGCTATTGCAAGATGTCGGTGTTGATATAACCGGAGTACAACGCCATCCCACCGCGCCGACGCGACAAGTTTATGTGGTACGTTCAGAAACCGGCGATCGCACGTTTGCAGGGTTTGGCGAGTTTAAAACCGAGGAATTTGCAGATAGGTACTTGCAAGCTGACAAGTTACCCGTGCAATTATTTGAAAGCGCTGACTTTCTCGTGCTAGGAACTTTAGAACTTGCTTATCCTGATAGCCGCGCTGCGGTATTTCGCGCTTTAGATTTAGCCGAGCAGTATGATGTGAAAGTTGTCTTAGATGTCAACTGGCGTCCGGTATTTTGGGATAGCGAAGCGACTGCAAGAGAAATTATTCCCAAACTCTACAACCGCATCGATTTTCTCAAACTTTCTCAAGAAGAAGCCGAATGGTTATTTGATACGACCGATCCAGGCGCAATCAACTATCGATTGGAATCGATTGAAGGCGTACTAATCACCGACGGCGAACATGGCTGCGCTTACTGTTTGGGAGAAAATGAAGGCAAAGTTCCTAGTTTCCCTGTCAAAGTTGTCGATACCACAGGTGCAGGAGATAGCTTCCTCGCTGCATTTGTTCACCAATTAAATCAACAAGGTATCAGTAGCTTGCAAGATCCCGACGTTGCTCGATCGGTTGTGAAGTATGCAAACGCCGCAGGGGCTTTGACGACAACAAAACCAGGTGCGATCGCCTCGCAACCCACCGCAGCCGAAGTAGAATCGTTTCTAGCCACTAACGACTAG
- a CDS encoding SulP family inorganic anion transporter, which produces MQLTNRIHFRNLRGDLFGGITAAIVSLPLALAFGVASGAGAVAGLYGAVCVGFFAALFGGTPTLISEPTGPMTVVFTGIIASLTASNPENGLAMAFTVVMLAGLFQIIFGVFKLGKYITLMPYSVISGFMSGIGVILIILQIAPFLGQPTPKGGVLGTVQNLPQLLANINPAEAILGALSLVILFFMPRKFKRIVPPQLVALIVGTIVSLIFFQGVEIRRIGEIPTGLPQMQMPVFSAGEITRMVIDGIVLGMLGCIDTLLTAVIADSITRTQHNSDKELVGQGIANIVSGLFGGLPGAGATMGTVVNIQTGARTALSGLTRAIILLVVLLGAASLTQPIPMAVLAGIALKVGIDILDWSFLKRAHRVSLKGTLIMYGVLLLTVFVDLIVAVGVGVFIANILTIERLSQHQAQDVKVISDTDDDIILTQEEKQLLEQANNRVLLFYLSGPMIFGLSKAIAREHTAMEDHDVLILDLSDVPILGVTASLAIENAIKDAVDQGRQVFIVGATEKIKRRLERLGIFNLLPPQNITMDRVEALRQAVDYVYRSGKITSTSDILVVGPSTAEAYSSDAPDMPLPQ; this is translated from the coding sequence ATGCAATTAACTAATCGTATCCATTTTCGTAACCTGCGCGGTGATTTATTTGGTGGAATCACTGCTGCAATTGTGTCGTTACCTCTCGCACTAGCCTTCGGTGTTGCCTCTGGTGCAGGTGCGGTAGCAGGTCTTTACGGTGCTGTTTGCGTCGGTTTTTTCGCAGCACTCTTCGGGGGTACGCCCACACTCATTTCTGAGCCAACCGGACCAATGACCGTAGTCTTTACTGGGATTATCGCCAGTTTGACTGCAAGCAACCCAGAAAATGGCTTAGCAATGGCGTTTACAGTCGTCATGCTCGCGGGGCTATTTCAAATCATCTTTGGCGTATTCAAGCTCGGAAAATACATCACGTTGATGCCCTACAGCGTGATTTCAGGCTTTATGTCTGGGATTGGAGTCATCCTCATTATTTTGCAGATTGCTCCTTTTTTAGGACAACCAACTCCCAAGGGCGGCGTTCTCGGTACGGTGCAAAACCTACCGCAGTTGTTGGCAAATATTAATCCGGCTGAGGCTATTTTAGGCGCGCTGAGTTTGGTAATTTTGTTTTTCATGCCACGCAAATTCAAGCGCATCGTTCCACCGCAACTTGTTGCCTTAATTGTTGGCACAATAGTATCTCTTATCTTCTTTCAAGGTGTCGAGATTCGCCGCATCGGCGAGATTCCTACCGGATTGCCACAGATGCAGATGCCCGTCTTCAGTGCTGGAGAAATAACCAGGATGGTCATCGATGGTATCGTGTTAGGAATGCTGGGATGTATTGATACCCTACTCACTGCCGTTATTGCCGATAGCATCACGCGGACGCAGCACAATTCTGACAAAGAACTGGTTGGTCAAGGTATTGCTAATATCGTTTCGGGATTATTTGGGGGATTACCTGGCGCAGGCGCAACAATGGGTACGGTGGTTAACATCCAAACCGGTGCGCGAACAGCACTATCAGGACTAACTCGCGCCATTATTTTACTCGTTGTCTTGTTAGGGGCAGCAAGTTTAACGCAACCAATTCCGATGGCAGTACTCGCGGGGATTGCGCTGAAGGTGGGGATTGATATTCTTGACTGGAGTTTCCTCAAGCGCGCGCATCGAGTTTCGCTCAAGGGAACGCTGATCATGTACGGCGTGCTATTGCTTACTGTCTTTGTTGACTTGATTGTGGCAGTGGGAGTTGGCGTATTTATCGCAAATATCCTGACAATCGAACGGTTATCGCAGCATCAAGCGCAAGACGTTAAAGTTATCAGTGATACCGATGATGACATTATCCTTACTCAAGAAGAAAAGCAGCTTCTGGAGCAAGCAAACAATCGCGTGTTGCTATTCTACCTCAGCGGACCAATGATTTTTGGATTGTCGAAGGCGATCGCCCGCGAACATACCGCGATGGAAGACCACGACGTTCTCATTTTAGATTTAAGCGACGTGCCCATCCTTGGTGTCACAGCTTCGCTAGCAATTGAGAATGCCATCAAAGATGCCGTTGACCAAGGACGTCAAGTCTTTATCGTTGGTGCAACAGAAAAAATCAAGCGTCGATTAGAACGTTTGGGAATTTTCAATCTTCTCCCGCCGCAGAATATCACGATGGATCGTGTTGAAGCTTTGAGACAAGCCGTTGACTACGTTTATCGTTCAGGAAAAATTACTTCAACTAGCGATATTTTAGTCGTGGGTCCAAGCACTGCGGAAGCATATTCCAGTGATGCGCCTGATATGCCGTTACCACAGTAG
- a CDS encoding DUF561 domain-containing protein, whose translation MTMHPEMQRAFEQRRVLKIISGLNNFDADRVAATVIAADRGGATFVDIAAEPELVKLAKSLTNLPICVSAVEPEKFVAAQAAGADLIEIGNFDSFYAQGRRFEAAEVLELTQATRSLLPNITLSVTVPHILELDQQVQLAEELVKAGADIIQTEGGTSSQPAHSGTLGLIEKAAPTLAAAYEISRAVSVPVLCASGISNVTAPLAIAAGAAGVGVGSAINQLNSEVAMIAAVRSLVDALATRKHTWV comes from the coding sequence ATGACAATGCATCCTGAAATGCAGCGCGCTTTTGAACAAAGACGCGTCCTCAAAATCATCAGTGGTTTGAATAACTTTGATGCAGATCGAGTCGCTGCTACGGTCATTGCAGCCGATCGCGGTGGTGCTACTTTCGTTGATATTGCGGCTGAGCCTGAACTCGTAAAACTGGCTAAAAGCTTGACAAATCTACCAATTTGTGTATCAGCAGTAGAGCCGGAAAAATTTGTTGCGGCGCAAGCAGCTGGGGCTGATTTAATTGAAATTGGTAACTTTGATAGTTTCTACGCGCAAGGGCGGCGATTTGAAGCGGCAGAAGTGCTGGAGTTAACACAAGCTACGCGATCGCTTTTACCCAACATTACGCTATCAGTCACTGTTCCGCATATTCTGGAACTCGACCAGCAAGTGCAGCTAGCAGAAGAACTCGTCAAAGCTGGCGCTGACATTATCCAAACCGAAGGCGGAACGAGCAGTCAACCCGCGCATTCAGGAACGCTAGGACTGATTGAAAAAGCCGCACCTACTTTAGCCGCTGCTTACGAAATCTCTCGCGCTGTATCGGTTCCGGTACTGTGTGCTTCGGGAATTTCTAACGTCACGGCACCACTGGCGATCGCCGCTGGGGCTGCAGGTGTTGGCGTTGGTTCGGCAATTAATCAGCTAAACAGCGAAGTCGCGATGATTGCTGCAGTGCGTAGTCTAGTTGATGCTTTAGCAACTCGAAAGCACACTTGGGTGTAA
- a CDS encoding DegT/DnrJ/EryC1/StrS aminotransferase family protein, translating into MGLSVNIPPLDLVRQYTTIEAEVSHAVLKVLASGGYIGGPVVKDFEQQFAAYTDVAECVACNSGTDALFLALKAVGIGAGDEVITSPFTFFATTEVITAVGATPVFVDIDAATFNLDAKKLASAITPKTKAIMPVHLFGQPVDMTAVMEIAQARNLYVIEDCAQSTGATWAGQKVGSIGHIGCFSFYPTKNLGACGDGGAMTTNDAAIAAKIRMLREHGSKTRYIHEEIGVNSRLDAIQAAILQIKLRYLDQWNEQRRAIAQRYHEFLAHIPNVAIPQELTGGIGVWNQYTIRLTKNDSNYRDRIRQMLQERGVSSMVYYPLALHLQPVYENLGYQPGSLPVSEQASREVLSLPMFPEMTIEQQDHVIYTLKDCLS; encoded by the coding sequence ATGGGTCTCAGCGTGAATATCCCTCCTTTAGATTTAGTGCGGCAGTATACAACGATTGAAGCAGAAGTCAGCCATGCTGTTTTAAAAGTTTTGGCTTCTGGTGGTTATATTGGCGGTCCTGTTGTCAAAGACTTTGAACAGCAGTTTGCTGCTTATACAGATGTTGCCGAATGCGTTGCGTGTAATTCAGGTACGGATGCGTTATTTTTGGCACTCAAAGCCGTAGGAATTGGTGCAGGTGATGAAGTAATTACCTCGCCGTTTACCTTCTTTGCGACGACTGAGGTGATTACGGCGGTCGGTGCAACGCCTGTTTTTGTGGATATTGACGCAGCGACGTTTAATCTCGATGCAAAGAAGTTAGCAAGTGCAATTACGCCCAAAACTAAAGCAATTATGCCCGTTCACTTGTTTGGGCAACCTGTCGATATGACGGCGGTGATGGAAATTGCGCAAGCACGCAATTTATATGTTATTGAAGACTGCGCCCAATCTACAGGGGCAACGTGGGCAGGGCAGAAAGTCGGTAGTATCGGACACATTGGCTGTTTTAGTTTTTACCCGACAAAAAATTTAGGGGCGTGTGGCGATGGCGGGGCGATGACAACAAATGATGCAGCGATCGCGGCGAAAATCCGCATGCTCCGCGAACACGGTAGTAAAACGCGCTATATACATGAAGAAATCGGCGTAAATAGCCGATTAGATGCGATTCAAGCCGCGATTTTACAAATTAAACTTCGCTATCTTGACCAATGGAACGAACAGCGACGGGCGATCGCCCAACGCTATCACGAATTTTTGGCGCACATTCCCAACGTTGCGATTCCGCAAGAACTGACAGGTGGTATTGGTGTTTGGAATCAGTATACAATTCGGCTGACAAAAAATGACAGCAACTATCGCGATCGCATCCGTCAAATGCTGCAAGAACGCGGTGTAAGTTCAATGGTGTACTATCCGCTTGCTCTGCATTTACAACCAGTTTATGAAAATCTTGGTTATCAACCAGGTAGCTTACCAGTTTCAGAACAAGCTAGCCGCGAAGTTCTCTCTCTACCAATGTTTCCAGAGATGACAATCGAGCAGCAAGACCACGTAATCTATACGCTCAAAGATTGTCTAAGCTAA
- the fetB gene encoding iron export ABC transporter permease subunit FetB yields MESTGLISLDFLDLVLAVGLIAIAIGLSAWERLGLEINLAIAAGRTILQLLVVGYVLAFVFALDNPWAVLAILAVMLTIAAVVARNRISKKIPFVLPLVWGAIFLSTAVTLAYTNLLIIQPVRWYDPQYLIPLAGIVFGSAINGAAIAGERLVSTINASQLEIETHLSLGATPRQAVAQYRRDAIKAGLIPILNQMTVVGIVTLPGIITGQLLSGVDPLDAASYQILILFILAFANLITAILVTQGLCRQFFNAAAQLIR; encoded by the coding sequence ATGGAATCAACAGGTTTAATTAGCTTAGATTTCCTCGATTTAGTGCTTGCGGTGGGATTAATTGCGATCGCCATCGGGTTATCAGCGTGGGAACGGTTAGGACTTGAAATCAATTTAGCGATCGCCGCAGGCAGAACAATTCTACAACTTTTGGTAGTTGGATATGTTTTAGCGTTTGTCTTTGCGCTAGATAATCCTTGGGCAGTTTTGGCGATTTTAGCAGTGATGCTCACGATCGCGGCAGTTGTAGCGCGCAATCGCATTAGTAAAAAAATTCCTTTTGTTTTACCGTTAGTGTGGGGAGCAATCTTTCTGAGCACGGCGGTGACGCTTGCCTACACAAACTTGCTGATTATTCAACCGGTGCGGTGGTACGACCCACAATACCTCATTCCACTTGCAGGAATTGTTTTTGGCAGTGCAATTAACGGCGCAGCGATCGCCGGAGAACGCCTTGTCAGTACAATTAATGCAAGTCAGCTAGAAATCGAAACGCATTTAAGTTTAGGGGCAACTCCCCGACAAGCCGTCGCGCAGTATCGCAGAGATGCCATCAAAGCAGGACTTATTCCGATTCTCAACCAAATGACTGTTGTAGGGATTGTAACGCTTCCAGGAATTATCACAGGTCAACTTTTAAGTGGTGTCGATCCACTTGATGCAGCATCGTACCAAATATTAATTTTGTTTATTCTGGCGTTTGCCAACTTAATTACGGCAATTTTAGTGACGCAAGGGTTGTGTCGCCAGTTTTTTAATGCTGCTGCACAGTTAATCAGGTAG
- a CDS encoding SDR family oxidoreductase has translation MSSLSEQVILITGASTGIGAALAKTLSERYMGIRLAIAARNVEKLEAVADFCRKAGAEVLTVPTDLENLEQVEALAQSAIAHFGRIDALVNNAGYGQMGPVELIPIQAIQKQFQVNLIAPLVLIRAVVPQMRSQGGGRIINISSLGGRLAFPFGGLYSSSKFALEGLSDALRMELAPFNIKVSVIEPGPVSTNFFAASAQAVEENVTAPETSPYRAAFAKLKNLEKQTSNQAWTSERVAEVIIKALVARNPRPRYVAATGGRILLFMMTKVLPTKIVDAFWQKFYGIDLVAKDWQNSQAARK, from the coding sequence ATGTCTTCTTTATCGGAACAAGTAATACTCATTACTGGAGCTTCCACAGGCATTGGTGCGGCGCTGGCAAAAACTTTATCCGAGCGCTACATGGGTATTCGCTTAGCAATCGCTGCCCGCAATGTCGAAAAACTTGAAGCTGTGGCTGATTTTTGCCGCAAAGCTGGAGCCGAAGTTTTAACAGTACCTACAGATTTAGAAAACCTTGAGCAAGTCGAGGCACTTGCCCAAAGCGCGATCGCGCATTTTGGTCGCATTGATGCTTTAGTCAATAACGCAGGTTACGGACAAATGGGACCTGTGGAGTTGATTCCCATACAAGCCATTCAAAAGCAATTTCAAGTCAACTTAATTGCGCCGCTAGTGCTGATCCGCGCGGTTGTACCGCAAATGCGCAGTCAAGGTGGTGGCAGAATTATTAACATTAGTTCCTTAGGAGGAAGATTAGCGTTCCCCTTCGGAGGTTTATATAGTTCGTCAAAATTTGCTTTAGAAGGGTTGAGCGATGCTTTGCGGATGGAACTTGCTCCATTCAATATTAAAGTTAGTGTTATAGAACCAGGACCTGTCAGCACTAACTTCTTTGCCGCATCAGCCCAAGCAGTCGAGGAAAATGTGACTGCACCTGAAACAAGTCCTTATCGTGCGGCGTTTGCCAAGCTGAAAAACTTAGAAAAACAAACGAGTAACCAAGCTTGGACATCTGAACGCGTTGCTGAAGTGATTATTAAAGCCTTAGTGGCACGTAACCCCCGTCCGCGCTATGTAGCGGCAACAGGTGGCAGAATTTTACTATTTATGATGACTAAAGTTTTACCAACCAAAATAGTAGACGCTTTTTGGCAGAAATTTTATGGTATAGATCTGGTAGCAAAAGACTGGCAAAATAGTCAAGCAGCGAGGAAGTAG
- a CDS encoding succinate--CoA ligase subunit beta, with product MDLLEYQAKEWFREMGIPVLPSQRIDRPSDIKRLKIPYPVVLKSQVRVGGRGRAGGVRFVTNTIDAIAAAQTIFHLSILGELPEVLLAEAKYDADREFYLAIVLDAAAHRPLLLGSPQGGIDVESAPELLQQVVVDQEFSPFYARRLTIKMGLQGALIQSVSGIVEKMYQLFVQKDLDLIEINPLGVSSTGELMALDGKVSVNDCAIARHPDVAAMAEKMLQREPGRKYSLELGTWDEVDPTSHIAVLGNGAGLVMATMDLLADAGCKPAICLNIGHGRSWNATTPSFSDRLQQGLEFLSEQKNIQIVLVNILGTVPTPAELAQVIVNFVQRRERMTTSRSRAQTYSPRVIVRFAGAEIDAAKEQLAAVQVSLFESLDEAAAQVSRFAKSSGRRK from the coding sequence ATGGATTTATTAGAGTACCAAGCAAAGGAATGGTTTCGGGAGATGGGCATACCCGTCTTACCGTCGCAACGCATCGATCGCCCAAGCGATATCAAACGACTCAAAATTCCTTATCCTGTGGTACTCAAGTCGCAAGTACGCGTTGGTGGTAGAGGAAGAGCAGGCGGAGTGCGATTTGTGACGAATACAATTGATGCGATCGCCGCTGCGCAAACAATTTTTCACTTATCAATTTTGGGTGAATTACCTGAAGTCTTGCTAGCAGAAGCAAAATACGACGCGGACCGAGAATTTTATTTAGCAATCGTTTTAGATGCAGCGGCGCATCGTCCACTGCTTTTAGGTTCTCCCCAGGGGGGGATTGACGTTGAATCCGCACCTGAACTCTTACAGCAAGTCGTCGTCGATCAAGAATTTTCGCCATTTTATGCGCGACGCTTGACGATCAAAATGGGTTTGCAAGGAGCGCTGATTCAATCAGTTAGCGGGATCGTCGAGAAAATGTATCAGTTGTTCGTGCAGAAAGACTTGGACTTAATAGAAATTAATCCTCTGGGTGTAAGTTCAACAGGAGAACTGATGGCACTCGATGGCAAAGTCAGCGTCAACGATTGCGCGATCGCTCGCCATCCTGATGTTGCTGCGATGGCGGAAAAAATGCTACAGCGCGAGCCAGGACGCAAGTATTCGCTAGAATTAGGAACTTGGGATGAAGTCGATCCCACAAGCCATATCGCGGTTTTGGGAAATGGCGCGGGATTAGTGATGGCAACGATGGATTTACTCGCCGATGCCGGATGTAAGCCTGCAATTTGTCTCAATATAGGACATGGCAGAAGTTGGAATGCAACAACACCCAGCTTTAGCGATCGCCTACAGCAAGGACTCGAATTCTTGAGCGAACAAAAAAATATTCAAATCGTGCTAGTTAATATCCTCGGTACAGTACCCACCCCCGCTGAGTTAGCACAAGTGATTGTGAATTTTGTGCAACGTCGAGAACGAATGACGACGAGCAGATCGCGCGCGCAAACATACTCGCCACGCGTGATTGTGCGGTTTGCAGGTGCAGAGATAGACGCCGCAAAAGAACAACTTGCCGCCGTACAAGTTTCCCTCTTTGAAAGTCTAGATGAAGCAGCAGCACAAGTATCGCGTTTTGCCAAGTCCTCTGGAAGAAGAAAATGA
- a CDS encoding CoA-binding protein gives MNLTPESKVVIQGICEPLMATHAARMKAYGTNVIAAISPGQSGQTLDDIPVFDLVEQVVAEYGAIDTTIILVPPYQALDAALEAIAAGIRQIAIIPAGVPPIDMVHLLRKAEATETLIVGPNSPGIIVPGKILLGTHASEFYTPGPVGIVSRSSTLTYEIALELTKAGIGQSIGVSIGSDAITGSSFLQWLQILDEDENTQAIVLVGEPGGNSEEAAARYIAETIDKPVIAYIAGRNAPPGKHWGHTGTLAAVVGRGVNIGTTQSKLTAFKEAKVPVADRPSQIPSLVKKALK, from the coding sequence ATGAACCTCACCCCAGAAAGTAAAGTTGTCATCCAAGGCATTTGCGAACCACTCATGGCAACGCACGCCGCCCGCATGAAAGCCTATGGCACAAATGTGATTGCGGCAATTAGTCCAGGACAAAGTGGGCAAACGCTTGACGATATACCTGTGTTTGATTTAGTCGAACAAGTAGTCGCCGAGTATGGGGCGATCGACACTACGATTATCTTAGTGCCTCCGTATCAAGCACTCGATGCAGCGTTAGAAGCGATCGCGGCTGGAATTCGCCAAATTGCGATTATCCCTGCGGGAGTTCCACCGATTGATATGGTGCATCTGTTGCGCAAAGCTGAAGCGACAGAAACTTTAATCGTTGGACCAAATAGCCCTGGAATCATTGTCCCAGGCAAAATTCTCTTAGGAACTCATGCTAGTGAATTTTACACTCCTGGACCTGTAGGAATCGTTAGTCGTAGTAGTACGCTCACTTATGAAATTGCTTTAGAGTTAACCAAAGCAGGTATAGGGCAATCAATCGGAGTCAGCATTGGTAGCGATGCCATTACAGGGTCTTCTTTCCTGCAATGGTTGCAAATTTTAGATGAAGACGAAAATACCCAAGCGATCGTCTTAGTCGGAGAACCTGGCGGAAATAGCGAAGAAGCAGCCGCCCGCTACATTGCAGAAACAATCGATAAACCTGTAATTGCCTATATTGCTGGGAGAAACGCCCCCCCAGGTAAACATTGGGGACACACAGGAACTCTCGCTGCGGTTGTCGGACGCGGTGTGAATATTGGGACAACCCAAAGTAAACTGACCGCATTTAAAGAAGCCAAAGTCCCCGTTGCCGATCGCCCTTCTCAGATTCCAAGCTTAGTAAAAAAGGCATTGAAGTAA